AAGTTCCTTTAAATTGTCTGTACTTTTCCAATTGTCCCCAGCAAGTTTATCACGTGTTAAAAAAAAACCTTTTTGTAGCCCCCTATAATCACCGTACCATGATGAAGGGGGAAAAGGATAGCATTCACCATCTAATGACCCTTCTAAACCCTCAGCATTTAAATAATCCAACTCGTCAAATTGTAGCCCTCTTACAATTCTGGTAATTTTTCCTAAATTTAGATTCCAGTCCTGTCCTGTCCATTGCGAGGGTGTGTTCACTTTTACTCCACCAGATTTGTAATTCAATACAATTTCTAAATTTAATCCTCTTTCACTAAGTGTAAACAAAGGAATATTAATATTTGGCTGACCACGGTATAAATCAACATCTACCATATCATTACCAAAATTTGGCATACCCTGTGTTGTATTATTATATTCAGAAATGTGAACCGGAGTTTGAGCTTTTAATATGGATATTGCAAATAAAAAGGATATAATTATTCCGGTTAAAAAAGGCTTTTTCATAATTTACTTCTTAATAATTTTAGCACTAGTAGTTTTATTCATCTCTGTTTTTACATTAACCAAATAAACCCCTTGAATCAAATTTTGTGTATTAATTTTAGTTATCTTATTTCTGGTTTTTAAACTTTGAAGCTGTCTTCCGCCCATATCATATAAGGTAATAGCTGCATCTTTGAAATCAAAGCCAATTTCTACATAAGTATAATCGGATACCGGATTTGGATAAATTTTAATATCTTTCTTCTCAATCAACTGATCGATTTGTCTATCTCCGAATTTTATGATTTTCCAGTTTTCCTTTCCTAACTCTTCGGCACTCGTTCCCGCTAAGACGATTGAACCATCTCTGTTTATTTTTAAATCAGATAATCTCTCTTCATTTTTCCTAGATTCTCCTTTTACATATTTTCTCCACTGCTCCAGACCATCCGGATTTAAATAAACCATCCAAAAAGTTTCATCATTAGCTTCTATTTTTCCTTCGGCTTGAGTATAACCTCCAAGTAAAATTCCCTTAGCAGTTTTATCATCTGCAGAATGAATAACATTCATTCCCGTCAAAACATCCCTGTTTTTTAAATTGTAGGACTTTTGCCATTGTTCGTCTCCTCTTTCATTTAAAGAGATTAACCAAATATCTGTTCCTTCCTCAATATCAACAATTTTATTTCCTGACCTTTCAGATCTTGATTCCCCTCCAATAATATAGCCACTAGAGGTTAATGCCAAGGTTTTTATATGATCATCACCTTGGCCTCCAAAATTCTTTTCCCATTCAACTTTTCCGTCTTTACTTAGTTTTATGATCCAATAGTCCCCTTCACCAAAGTTCTCAGTTGTTTTAGAGTAACGAGACGCCGATTGCAAATTAGTTGAGCCTTGGCTTTCTGAGCCTGATGTTCGAAACTTTGAACTTCTTGAATAGATCCCTAATAAAGCCCCACCATCCTTCGTTGGAATCATTTTCTCAACTTCATCTAATCCATCTCCTCCTAACATAAGTTGTGAAATTTCTTTCCCATTTTTATCTAGTTTGATCATCAGAATATCCTTGGATCCAAAACCTGAAACTCTTTTTTCCTCGGAGGATTCTCTAAACGCAATATTTCCTGCTATAAAATATCCTAAATCAGTAGTCTGAATGACAGCTTTTGCTTCTTCCTCGGAAGAAGAACCTAAAGTCTTTTGCCATAACTCATCTCCAAATTCATTGAGCCTAATTACCCATATATCGGATCCACCTTTAGAGTCTTCTTTTTTATCTAAACCCTTTTCTGAATTAGAAGTGCCTGAAAGAAGGAACCCTCCTTCCTGAGTGGCAACTGTAGCTGATAGAAAATCATGATCATTACCTGAAAAATATTTCTCCCAAACTTCTTCTCCTTGTTGATTAAGCTTTACCAAATGAAAATCGTAACCGTTATTTTGATTATTTCCTGTTGGTTGCATTTTAGGCACCCGGATAGAACTTCCCGTAATCAAATACTGCTGATCTATAGTCATCGTAACCTGACTTAAAACATCTTGTGTAGAGGATTTAATATCTTTTTGCCAAACTATCTCTTGAGCATAACCGTTTGATATCGTAAACATAGCAAGCACACTTATGTAAAATTTTCTCATACTAGGGAATTTAAATGTTTGTAAATTTAACATTTATTATGAAAAATTAATTTAATCTTAAGAAAACTTAATATAATATTTGCCGAAGTACACCTATAATAAAAAGGGCATTGAAAATCTTCAATGCCCTTTTATATAATACCGTTTTCTAGGAAATCACAAGATATATCCTAACATGTTTAAATTAGTAAAGTTTGGTCATAGTTAATTAGTTTCGTTGTTGATCAGATCGTAAAAAAATCTTTTGGAATTACTTCTTTCATTTCCTTTGTCTTGAGCAGTCGGTTTTGTCCATAATGCTCTATGGAAATCACCTTCTTCAAATCACTTTTAGTAATTTTAGGTTCCAGAAGTAAGGAGTAAAATTTTGCAATGTCTACCCTTAAACTTTCAGTCTCTATGCTGTATTTTTCTTCACCCGACTTAAGACATTGATCAAATAATTTTAGCAGCTGATGAAAATGAATCAATTCTTCTTTTGAAAGAGTCGTTTTTTTGTTGAAAAGCTTAAATTTACCTTTATTGTTCCTGGTCTCTTCCTGGGCAGGAAAGTCGTTAAAATCCCCATCGGGAACATTCAACTTAATCTTCAGATAGCTAATCATTTGTTCAGGGGATATTCTTTCCTGATAGTAATCGTGGAGTTCTTTAAGGGAAGTCCACCTGCTTCTATCAAGTGATAAATCCACTTGTCGCAGAAAAGCATAGAAGAAAAGAATTTGTTTGTAATCTACTTCTAATTCATTCATAATATACAGTAATTTATAAGGGCTTTCCCCCTATTAGTAATAATGTTGGGAAAGTAAAAAAATAGTTTTTCGTAAAAATATTTGTGTGTAAGGTGTGTATT
The sequence above is drawn from the Chryseobacterium daecheongense genome and encodes:
- a CDS encoding T9SS type A sorting domain-containing protein, with protein sequence MRKFYISVLAMFTISNGYAQEIVWQKDIKSSTQDVLSQVTMTIDQQYLITGSSIRVPKMQPTGNNQNNGYDFHLVKLNQQGEEVWEKYFSGNDHDFLSATVATQEGGFLLSGTSNSEKGLDKKEDSKGGSDIWVIRLNEFGDELWQKTLGSSSEEEAKAVIQTTDLGYFIAGNIAFRESSEEKRVSGFGSKDILMIKLDKNGKEISQLMLGGDGLDEVEKMIPTKDGGALLGIYSRSSKFRTSGSESQGSTNLQSASRYSKTTENFGEGDYWIIKLSKDGKVEWEKNFGGQGDDHIKTLALTSSGYIIGGESRSERSGNKIVDIEEGTDIWLISLNERGDEQWQKSYNLKNRDVLTGMNVIHSADDKTAKGILLGGYTQAEGKIEANDETFWMVYLNPDGLEQWRKYVKGESRKNEERLSDLKINRDGSIVLAGTSAEELGKENWKIIKFGDRQIDQLIEKKDIKIYPNPVSDYTYVEIGFDFKDAAITLYDMGGRQLQSLKTRNKITKINTQNLIQGVYLVNVKTEMNKTTSAKIIKK